In a single window of the Heterodontus francisci isolate sHetFra1 chromosome 35, sHetFra1.hap1, whole genome shotgun sequence genome:
- the foxb1a gene encoding forkhead box protein B1a, which yields MPRPGRNTYSDQKPPYSYISLTAMAIQSSPEKMLPLSEIYKFIMDRFPYYRENTQRWQNSLRHNLSFNDCFIKIPRRPDQPGKGSFWALHPNCGDMFENGSFLRRRKRFKVLKADHLAVSKQSDAAHYLQQQAKLRLSALAVSGTHLPQLPSYNIAATQSTSFKHPFAIENIIAREYKNVMASGLAFSAVQPMHAGYPMHNQLTSVGSTIGTAWPHMYSTSVMDTAPPLSVPSGEYSAYGVPIKPLCHGGQTLPAIPVPIKPTPGTVPALPALPAPISAAILSNSPPTLSPTSPQGSPSPSETLTSAGAALQSVAVH from the coding sequence ATGCCTCGTCCGGGCAGAAACACGTACAGCGACCAAAAGCCGCCCTACTCCTACATCTCTTTAACGGCGATGGCCATTCAGAGCTCTCCCGAGAAGATGCTCCCTCTCAGCGAGATCTACAAGTTCATCATGGACCGTTTCCCTTATTACAGGGAGAACACGCAGAGGTGGCAGAACTCCCTCAGGCACAACCTCTCCTTTAACGACTGCTTCATTAAGATCCCCCGCAGACCCGACCAGCCGGGCAAGGGCAGCTTCTGGGCTCTGCACCCCAACTGCGGAGACATGTTCGAGAACGGCAGCTTCCTGAGACGCCGCAAGCGCTTCAAGGTGCTGAAAGCCGACCACTTGGCGGTGAGCAAGCAGTCAGACGCCGCTCACTACCTCCAACAACAGGCCAAACTCAGACTGAGTGCCTTGGCCGTCTCGGGGACTCACCTGCCCCAGTTACCCAGCTACAACATAGCAGCGACTCAAAGCACAAGTTTCAAACACCCCTTCGCCATCGAGAATATCATCGCCAGAGAGTATAAAAACGTGATGGCGAGCGGACTGGCCTTCTCGGCCGTTCAGCCCATGCACGCCGGCTACCCCATGCACAACCAACTGACATCTGTTGGCAGCACCATTGGCACCGCCTGGCCTCACATGTACAGCACCAGCGTTATGGACACGGCGCCCCCGCTCTCGGTGCCCAGCGGCGAGTACAGCGCCTACGGCGTCCCCATTAAGCCCCTGTGCCACGGCGGGCAGACTTTACCGGCCATCCCGGTGCCCATTAAACCCACCCCGGGCACCGTGCCCGCCTTGCCGGCTTTGCCCGCCCCCATCTCGGCTGCTATCCTGTCCAACAGTCCCCCGACCCTGAGCCCCACCTCTCCGCAGGGGAGCCCGAGCCCGAGCGAGACGTTAACGAGTGCCGGCGCCGCTCTGCAGTCGGTGGCGGTGCACTGA